A window of Pseudomonas denitrificans (nom. rej.) genomic DNA:
CCAGCGCGGCCAGGTTCACTGCCGACGGCAAGGCGATCACCGCCGCCTGGTCGCTGCCCTTGAGGGCGTCGTAGAACTGCCGGGCGCGCATGTGGCGGCCGCCGGCATCCTCGATGAAGGCCTGCTCGGCCAGGGCGCGGCTGCCGCCCTGCCCTTGCGCGCCGGCTTCACGCAGCAGCGCCTGGGCCGAAGCGAGGTCACCTTCGAGCAGTTGCTGGTGGGCCAGCAGCACCAGGGGTTGTGCGACGGTTTGCGCGGGCGCCTGCGGCACCGGTTGCGCCGGGCCGGCCAGGGCCGACCCCGTGGCGACCAGCAATGCCAGGGCGATGGTGGAAAGCTTGCCGGAGCGACTGCGATCGGCGGTTTTCGAGAGAGGGTTCATGGCGGCAACTCCTGTAAATGTTCGAGTTGCCGTCATGCTAGGAATGGCGCGTGCGGAGCGAACTAGGAGTCCTCCCCGCCCCGGCATCAGAGTTGTTCCGCAATCAGTTGGCCGCCAGGCGCAGCTCCAGTTCCAGATCGATGGCCAGGTGCTCCGCGCTGCGCTGGATGCCCATGCGCGCATTCAGCCGCTGCGCCAGGCGCAGGACGTACTGCTGGAGGATGATGCTGTTGCTTCCGCCCACACCACTCAGCTCCAGGCGCACCAGCAGTTGCCCCTGCTGCACCGCCCGGGCCGCAAGCATCACACCCCGTGCCGCGACAAGCAGCTCCAGCGCGCCGTTCAGCCAATGGGAAAACAGCTCTGCATCCAGCCAGCTGCGCAGCCGTTCGCTGCACTGGTTGTCGAAACGGCAGGCCGGGTACTGAGCCAGGCCGCGCTCGATGAGGTCCTCCAGGTCACAAGGCGTCAGCGACGGCGCGGGGTGATCCTCTTTCGGGTTACTGGTGCTCTTGAGCCGACGCAGCGCTTCGACGACTCCGTCCAGGCCCGGTGTTGCCGGGTGCAGTTCGAGCCCGTCCAGGCGGGAGTGCAGCTCGTCCAGCGCTGCCGTGCTGATCTCGCGGAGCCGGTGCAGCCCGGCTTCGGCGGCCAGGGCGCGGTCGCGCCATTCGAGCAGTTCGTCCTCGCTGTCGGTAATGTCCTGCAAGCCACCCAGCACGCCGGTCGGCTGGCCGCTGGAGTCGCGACAGGGCACCATCCAGTTGTGCAGCACGCGATGCCTGCCATGCAGCTCGGCGCGCAGGGTGAAGGTCACCGGAGCGCCCTTCTCTATCACGGTCTGGAAGCGGCCCGGCAGCGACTCGCGATGCTGTGCCGGCAGCCAGGTGCTGCCAGCCAGCGTAGCGCCCAGCGCTTCGTCCGCGCTGACCTGGTGGAAGTCGAGGAAGCGCTGGTTGCAGAACAGCAGGCGGCTGTCGACACCCCGCACGAACATCGGGTTGGGCGCGGCATCGACCAGTTCGCGCAAAAGGCCGATCTCGGCGGGCAGCGCTTCGGCCACCGCCGCACCCGACGGATAATCCGCTACCAGGCCTGCACGACGGGCGATTTCGGCCAGCTCGACGTTGGAGCCAACGCGCAGCTTCTCCAGCAGGTGCGCCTTGTAGGTGCTGACCGTCTTGAAGCTGATGCGCAGCTGTTCGGCGATGCGCACGTTCGACTGCCCCTCGGCGATCAGTTGCAGTACCGACAATTCGCGCGGTGTCAGGCTGCCCAGCACATCTCCGGGGCCCGACTGCATGTGCTCGCGGGCGAAGTGGCCGCGCCCGGCAAGCACATCGACGATGGCCTTGCGCAGCAGGGCAGTGTCTTCATGCTTGCTGACGAAGCCACTGGCGCCGGCCTGGAAGCACAGCGGGGCGAAATGCGCCGGGTTCTGCCGGCTGTAGACCAGCACCTTCTGCCGGGCATCGCGAGCGCGCAGGCGCCGCAGCAGGTCGAGCCCGCCTGCCCCCGGCAGGTTCAGTTCGAGGATCACCAGGTCCGGGCGGGCTTCACGCGCCAGGCTCAGGGCACTGGGCACATCGATCGCCTCCGCCGCCACCTCGTGGCCCATTTCTTCCAGCAACGTGCGCAAGGCATCGCGCACTATCGGTGTCGCATCCGCGAGCAAAACCCTGGCCATAGCTACCCTGCCCCGAGCCGGTTTCCGTCCGCAACAGCATAGGCACCGCCGACCATCCACGCAGCGCCTTTATCGAGAAGATCAGCCCCCCGCCATGTCCAGCGCCGCCGCCTGTTCGTCGACCAGTTGGCGGAACAGCTCCAGCGAGCGAGAGCGCGAATCGCTGCGCCAGATCAGCCAGGTGTTCAGCCGGGCGAAGTCGCCGCTCATGGGCCAGGCGCTGACCGAGGCGCTGCCGGGCATGTTGCTCAGCATGCTGCGCGGCATCACCGCCAGGCCGCCGCCGGCGCTCACGCAGGCGAGCATGCTGTGGTAGGACTCCAGCTCGCGGATGGCGCCGGGGGCCGCGCCGTCAGCGGCGAACCAGCGTTCGAAGTGATGGCGGTAGGAGCAGTTGTCGCGGAACACGTAGATCATCTCGCCGTCGGCATCCTGGCCGCGCTGGATCGGCGTGTGGTGTGACGGCGCGACCACCAGCATGTCCTCGTCGAACACCGGCACGCCCTCCAGTGCCGGGTGCTTGATCGGCCCGTCGACGAAGGCGGCGATCAGCTCGCCGGCGATCACCCCGTCGATCATGTCGCCCGACGGGCCGGTGGAGAGGTCCAGCTCCACCTTCGGGTACTGCTGGTGGTAGCGCGCCAGCAGGCGCGGGATGCGCACCGCCGCCGTGCTCTCCAGCGAGCCGATGGGGAAGCGCCCCGTGGGCTCCTTGCCCGACACCACCACCCGCGCCTCTTCCACCAGGCCGAGGATGCGCGTGGCGTAGACGAGGAAGTCGTGCCCGGCCAGGGACAGGCGCAGGCGATTGTTCTCGCGGATGAACAGGTCGGCGCCCAGGTCCGCTTCCAGCTGCTTGATCCGCGTGGTCAGGTTGGACGGCACGCGGTGCATGGCCTGGGCGGCGGCGGCGATGCTCTTGTGGGCCGCCACGGCACAGAAGATTTCCAGCTGGACGAGGTCCATTTCATTCTCCAAACGAGAGCGTAGTCGTCATTATTATTCAGTTTTCATAAGCATGATTCAACGCGACACTGGCTCCACTTCCTGCAACCCACCCTCCAGGAGCGAGCCATGAGCATCTCCCCGCAGACCCACGCGATCTCCCGCAATCCCGCCACCGGCGAGGTGATCGACAGCTACGCCTTCGAATCCGCGCAGGCGCTGGAGCAGTCCCTGGCCCGCGCGGCCCAGGGCTACGCGACCTGGAAGCGCACCCCGCTGGAGCAGCGCGCCGCCGCCCTGGTACGCCTCGGCCAGACGCTGCGCGCCAACGCCGATGCCCTTGCCGCCACTATCACCGCCGAGATGGGCAAGCCCATCACCCAGGCCCGTGGCGAAGTGGAAAAGTGCGCCGGCCTGTGCGACTGGTACGCCGCCAACGGCCCGCAGATGCTCGCCCCGGAGCCCACCAGCGTGGAGCACGAGCGCGCCTGGATCGAGTACCGCCCGCTGGGCCCGATCCTCGCGGTGATGCCGTGGAACTTCCCGATCTGGCAGGTGCTGCGCGGCGCGGTGCCGGCGCTGCTGGCAGGCAACACCTATGTGCTCAAGCACGCACCGAACGTCATGGGCAGCGCCTACGGAATGCTGCAGGCGTTCCAGCAGGCGGACTTCCCGGCCGGCGTGTTCGAGGTGATCAACGTCGGTAACGACCTGGTATCCCAGGCCATCCGCGACGACCGCATCGCCGCCGTCACCGTGACCGGCAGCGTGCGCGCCGGCTCCGCCATCGGCTCCCAGGCCGGCGCCGCGCTGAAGAAGTGCGTGCTCGAACTGGGCGGCTCGGACGCCTTCATCGTGCTCGCCGATGCCGACCTCGACGTGGCCGTGAAGGCCGCCGTCGCCGGGCGCTTCCAGAACTCCGGGCAGGTCTGCGCCGCCGCCAAGCGCTTCATCATCGAGGACAGCATCGCCAACGCCTTCACCGAACGCTTCGTCGCCGCCACTCGCGAACTGGCGATGGGCGACCCGACCCAGGCGCAGACCTACGTCGGCCCTATGGCCCGCTACGACCTGCGCGACGAACTGGACGACCAGGTGCAGCGCACCCTGGCCGAAGGCGCCACCCTGCTGCTGGGCGGCGGCAAGGCCGAAGGCGCGGGCAACTTCTACCAGCCCACCGTGCTGGCGGACGTGACGCCGGAAATGACCTCGTTCCGCGAGGAGCTGTTCGGCCCGGTGGCCTCGATCATCCGCGCCAGGGACGCCCGCCACGCGCTGGAACTGGCCAACGACAGCGACTTCGGCCTGACCGCCACGGTGTTCACCGCCGACCTCGCCCGCGCCCGGCAGATGACCGCCGAGCTGGACGTCGGTGGCGTATTCATCAACGGCTACAGCGCCAGCGATGCCCGCGTCGGTTTCGGCGGCGTGAAGAAGAGCGGCTTCGGTCGCGAGCTGTCGCACTTCGGCGTGCGCGAGTTCTGCAACGCACAGACCGTGTGGGTCGATCGCCGCTAAGCGCTGAGAACGCAACGGCCCGCCATGAGGGCGGGCCGTTCACGTCGCTTGGCCTTAAGGCAAGCTAAACGGTTGTCGGGTCATCGCACGAACCAAGAGCCAGCTTTCCTGCTCGATATCCCGTTCGTGCTGCCAGTCCTGGGCCACGGAATGGAACGTAAGCCGGTTCCAGGACTCCGCAACAGCACCCGCCATAGGGACTACCTGCCCCTTGCGCGTCACCCACAACATTCCCCACCGTGGTGGCAACTGGTAGGGCTGAATGGCCCCCTCGGGGCAGAGATAATAGCGGTACAGCCCCATCCCCAGCGTCTTCGCGGGTGGCTGCTTGCGCGCCGATTCATCGGCATCGGACCAGGCCAGCCGAACCTGAATCGCCACGGATTCGACCCGCTTCCCGACCGCCTTGAACCCCAATACATCGGGCACATGCGCCCCCTTCATCCACTCCCGTCCCAGCAAGCCCAAGTGGCAACCGTGGTTGCACAGCGTATTTCGCCGGGTAAGCCACATTCGGGCAATCTCGCAAAGCTCTGCGTGCGTCATGTCCATTTCTCAGCCAAAACCTCCGCCGCGGATGTCGATTGCCTGCCCGTTGCCGAGCGGGCAAGCGACTCGCGACCGTTTCAATAGCCCATCACCACCATGGGCCTCGCGGACTTCAGGTAGCCAATGCTCCCTGTCGAGTGGTCAACGGAGCCACCGTGGCCGAAGGTACCTAGGAAACACGTCAGCCTTTTCCCAAGCCCCGACCAGATAGGGAGGAATCCATTCCAGCGCCTGGAGCCCTCGCATCGGGAGTAGATAAAATAGCGACACATTTCCGGCAGTACG
This region includes:
- a CDS encoding LuxR C-terminal-related transcriptional regulator, coding for MRDALRTLLEEMGHEVAAEAIDVPSALSLAREARPDLVILELNLPGAGGLDLLRRLRARDARQKVLVYSRQNPAHFAPLCFQAGASGFVSKHEDTALLRKAIVDVLAGRGHFAREHMQSGPGDVLGSLTPRELSVLQLIAEGQSNVRIAEQLRISFKTVSTYKAHLLEKLRVGSNVELAEIARRAGLVADYPSGAAVAEALPAEIGLLRELVDAAPNPMFVRGVDSRLLFCNQRFLDFHQVSADEALGATLAGSTWLPAQHRESLPGRFQTVIEKGAPVTFTLRAELHGRHRVLHNWMVPCRDSSGQPTGVLGGLQDITDSEDELLEWRDRALAAEAGLHRLREISTAALDELHSRLDGLELHPATPGLDGVVEALRRLKSTSNPKEDHPAPSLTPCDLEDLIERGLAQYPACRFDNQCSERLRSWLDAELFSHWLNGALELLVAARGVMLAARAVQQGQLLVRLELSGVGGSNSIILQQYVLRLAQRLNARMGIQRSAEHLAIDLELELRLAAN
- a CDS encoding adenylosuccinate synthase, which encodes MTHAELCEIARMWLTRRNTLCNHGCHLGLLGREWMKGAHVPDVLGFKAVGKRVESVAIQVRLAWSDADESARKQPPAKTLGMGLYRYYLCPEGAIQPYQLPPRWGMLWVTRKGQVVPMAGAVAESWNRLTFHSVAQDWQHERDIEQESWLLVRAMTRQPFSLP
- a CDS encoding aldehyde dehydrogenase family protein; its protein translation is MSISPQTHAISRNPATGEVIDSYAFESAQALEQSLARAAQGYATWKRTPLEQRAAALVRLGQTLRANADALAATITAEMGKPITQARGEVEKCAGLCDWYAANGPQMLAPEPTSVEHERAWIEYRPLGPILAVMPWNFPIWQVLRGAVPALLAGNTYVLKHAPNVMGSAYGMLQAFQQADFPAGVFEVINVGNDLVSQAIRDDRIAAVTVTGSVRAGSAIGSQAGAALKKCVLELGGSDAFIVLADADLDVAVKAAVAGRFQNSGQVCAAAKRFIIEDSIANAFTERFVAATRELAMGDPTQAQTYVGPMARYDLRDELDDQVQRTLAEGATLLLGGGKAEGAGNFYQPTVLADVTPEMTSFREELFGPVASIIRARDARHALELANDSDFGLTATVFTADLARARQMTAELDVGGVFINGYSASDARVGFGGVKKSGFGRELSHFGVREFCNAQTVWVDRR
- the ptrR gene encoding putrescine utilization regulator PtrR, giving the protein MDLVQLEIFCAVAAHKSIAAAAQAMHRVPSNLTTRIKQLEADLGADLFIRENNRLRLSLAGHDFLVYATRILGLVEEARVVVSGKEPTGRFPIGSLESTAAVRIPRLLARYHQQYPKVELDLSTGPSGDMIDGVIAGELIAAFVDGPIKHPALEGVPVFDEDMLVVAPSHHTPIQRGQDADGEMIYVFRDNCSYRHHFERWFAADGAAPGAIRELESYHSMLACVSAGGGLAVMPRSMLSNMPGSASVSAWPMSGDFARLNTWLIWRSDSRSRSLELFRQLVDEQAAALDMAGG